AGCATCACCGCGGTCAGCGCGTCGACGCGAAGTTCCCAGTTGAACTGGAGCGCACCCGACTGGACCCAGTGCAGAACCGGGGTCACCGTCGCCTCGCCGCTTCCCGTCACGAACGACAGGAAGATCGGCCAGCTCAAGGCGCAGCTGATGAACAGCGCGCCCGTGGTCAGGATTTTCGACGGCACATTGCCGATCACGCGCTGGCCGAGACCTGCGATAAGTGCCGCGAGCAGCGGCAGGAAAACGATCGCCTGGATCACCGGTTTACCCCTTCATCCGGTTGGCATCGTCGACGGCAATGGTGCCGCGGCCGCGGAAGTAAATAACGAGAATGGCGAGACCGATCGCGGCTTCACCCGCCGCAACGGTCAGCACGAACATCGAAAACACCTGCCCGACGAGATCGCCGAGCGCCGCGCTGAACGCGACGAGGTTGATGTTCACCGCCAGCAGGATGAGCTCGATCGCCATCAGGATGACGATGATATTCTTGCGGTTGATGAAGATGCCGAGCACGCCGAGCGTGAAGAGCACCGCCGAAACGGCGAGATAATGGCCGACCGAAATCACAGTTCCATCCCCTGCCCGACGCCCGGATCGAC
This window of the Sphingopyxis sp. CCNWLW2 genome carries:
- the nuoK gene encoding NADH-quinone oxidoreductase subunit NuoK, translated to MISVGHYLAVSAVLFTLGVLGIFINRKNIIVILMAIELILLAVNINLVAFSAALGDLVGQVFSMFVLTVAAGEAAIGLAILVIYFRGRGTIAVDDANRMKG